TCGGCGGTCGCGGGCTATAAACGTGCGTTCGGGGCGGATACGGTTCCGTGCAGCTATGAAGATTTGGAACAGGCCGACTTGATTACCCTGGTGGGCTCGAATGCCGCTTGGGCGCATCCGATTGTGTATCAACGTATTGCCGCCGCTAAAAAAGCACGGCCGACCATGAAAATCGTCGTGATCGATCCGCGCCGGACAGCCACCTGTGATTTGGCCGATTTGCATCTGCCTATCCGTCCCGGCTGCGATGCGGCGTTGTTTAATGGTCTGCTGGCGTATTTATCGAACAACGAAGCCATCGACCAGGACTATATCGCCCGTCACACCGAAGGCTTTGAGGCCGCGTTGGAAACGGCACAACTTGGGCAAGGCGATTTGCAACAGTTGGCCCGGGATTGCGACGTGGAGGTTGACGCTTTACAGACCTGGCTGGATTGGGCGACGCAGACCCCAAAAATGGTCACACTTTATTCGCAAGGCGTCAATCAATCGACTTCCGGTGTTGATAAATCCAATGCCATTATCAACTGTCATTTGGCGACCGGGCGGATTGGGAAAGTCGGTGCCGGTCCGTTTTCCATCACGGGGCAACCGAATGCGATGGGCGGCCGGGAGGTGGGCGGACTGGCCAACCAGCTGGCGGCGCATATGGATTTTAACCGTCCCGAAGATATCGAGCGGGTCGAACGGTTTTGGCAAGCGCCGAACATGGCCCGACAAAACGGGTTGAAAGCGGTGGACATGTTTCAAGCCGTCGCGGACGGCCGAATCAAAGCCATTTGGATTATGAATACCAATCCGGTGGCCTCGATGCCGGATGCGGATGCGGTGAAGCGTGCCCTGCAAGCCTGTGATTATGTCGTGGTGCAGGATTGCATGCAGCACACCGATACGACGGCGGTGGCCAAGGTGTTATTGCCGGCGGCGACCTGGGGTGAGACGGACGGTGCCGTTACCAATTCGGATCGCACGATTTCGATTCAGCGTCGTTTTATGGCGGGGCCGGAAAATACCCGTCCGGATTGGTGGATTTTGTCCCAAGTTGCGGAACGAATGGGCTGGGGCGCCGCGTTCAATTACCGTTCCGCAGTGGATATTTTTCGTGAACATGCTCGTTTGTCCGGTTTTGAAAACGACGGCGCTCGGGATTTTGATATTTCGGCTTTTTCAAATATCACCGAAGCGGAATACCAACAGTTTGAACCGGTGCAGTGGCCGGTGAATGCGAAGGCGCCGCAGGGGACGCCGCGCATGTTTACCGACGGCCGGTTTTACACGCCGTCGGGCAAAGCGCAGTTGATCGCGATTGAACCGAGAGGGCCTCAAAACCGGGAAAGCTTGGAAACGCCTTATGTCTTCAATACCGGGCGGGTGCGAGATCAATGGCACACCATGACGCGCACGGCCAAGACACCGAAATTGATGGCGCACAAGGACGAACCTTATTTGGTGATGCATCCGGACGATGCTCAAGCGGTTGGCGTGGCATCGGGGGAACTGGTGCTGGCACAAAACGATTTGGGGCGTTATGTCGGACGGGTGGAAATTTCGGACGGGCAGCGTAAAGGCGACGTTTTTGCGCCGATTCACTGGACGAGCCAACACGCCAGTGAGGCGCGAGTGGACGCCTTGATTCCGGCCAACGTCGATCCGATTTCGGGGCAACCGGAGCTGAAACATGCGCGCGTTTCGCTGAAGCCGTTCGGCGCGAAGTGGTATGGCTTTATTTTAACTCGAGAGCCTTTGAAGATGGCGGCTTTGCAAGGATGTCACTGGGTGAAAGTGACCGGACAGCAGTTCGTTCGTTATGAAATTTCCGGGTGTCAGTCCATTGAAAACGCCCAGGCCTGGGCAAAACAAGTATTGGCGCCGAAAGAGCAGGGTTCCGATTGGTTGGAGTATGGCGATGATGGCCAGCAACGTTATCGCGCGGCCGTTTTGGAAAATAATCGGATGCAATCGGTGGTGTTCATTGAACCGGGGCACGACATGCCGAGCCGGAACTGGTTGGGCAGTTTGTTTGCCGATTTGGCGTTGGACGATGCGCAACGCCGTAGTGTGCTGGCCGGACGAGCCAGCGGTGTGAAAGATCCCGGGAAAATGATTTGCAGTTGTTTCGGAGTTGGTTTGAACACCATTGTGGAAGCGATTCGGTCTCAGGAATTGCATTCGGTGGAAGCGATCGGGAAAGCATTGAAGGCGGGCACGAATTGTGGCAGTTGTGTGCCGGAATTGACTGAAATTTTAGCGGTGGAGCTGGCGTCTGAATTGTCCGGCACGGAGGGGTGAACCATGGATTATTTACCGATTTTTACAAACATCCGAAACCAGCATTGTCTCATTGTGGGTGGCGGACCGGTGGCGGCGCGCAAGGCGGATTTATTTATCCAGGCGGGTGCGATTGTCACGGTGATTGCGCCGAAGCTGGCGGGTGAAATGCAATTTCATTTGGCTCAAGGGAAAATCATTTGGCAAATGGGACGGTTTTCCGAGGCGGTGATGCGGGATGTGCCGGTTCCGAAATTGGTGATTTCCGCAACGGATCGACAGGAGGTCAATCTGGCGGTATATCGATATTTCAAGGCACATTCCATTCCGGTTAATGTGGCCGATCAAACCGAATATTGCGATTTTATCCTGCCGGCGATTGTCGACCGGTCTCCGATGACCATTGCCATTTCCACCGGGGGCCGTTCGCCGGTGTTGGCCCGAGTCATGAAAGCACGTTTGGAAACCATGATTCCGCAAGGTTTCAGTCGTTTGACGGCATTGGTGGGCGCGTATCGTGAGAAAGTCAAAGCGGCAATCCGGGAGCTGGAAGGGCGTAAGGTCTTTTGGGAAACGTTATTGGATGGGCTTTTTATCGATAAGGCGGTACACGGCAAAGACGGCGAGGCGGAAGCCTTAATCGATGAAAAACTGGAGCAGGTGATGGGCTCCGGCCAGACAGTGCCGAGGGGAGAGGTTTACATTATCGGTGCCGGCCCGGGGGATCCAGACTTGATGACCTTCAAAGGATTGCGCTTACTGCAACAAGCGGATGTCATTTTGTACGACCGGTTGGTGGCGCCGGAAATTTTGGAAATGGGCCGCCGCGAAGCCGAGCGCATTTATGTGGGCAAGAAAGAAAAATTCCATAAGGTGGCGCAACAGGACATCAACCAAATGTTGGTGAACTTGGCTCTGGAAGGCAAGCGGGTGGCGCGCTTGAAAGGTGGGGACCCTTACATTTTCGGACGTGGTGCCGAAGAGGTTGCGTTATTGGTCGAACATCAAATCCCATATCAGGTGGTGCCGGGCATTACCGCAGCGGCTGGGTGTGCCGCCTATGCAGGCTTTCCGTTAACACATCGAGATTATGCCCAGTCGGTCGCACTGGTTACCGGTCATCAGCAGGATGGTGCTTGTGACATTGATTATGCCCGTTTGGCGCATTCCGGCGATACGATGGTGTTTTACATGGGGATTAAAAACGCACCGAAAATTCAGGCGGGTTTGATTGCTCACGGTATGTCGCCGACCACGCCGGCCGCTATTATCGAAAAAGGCACGCGCATCGACCAGAAAGTCACGGTGACGACCTTGGGGCAATTGTCGGAAACGGTGTCTTCGAACGCCATTAAGCCGCCAGCCTTATTGGTGGTGGGGGAAGTGATTCGGGTTCGTGAACAGTTGCACGCAAAAAAGCATGACGAGCGAGTGCCGGCATGAGCGATCACCCGTTTTCCGAATACCTGCGGATTTTGGGGAAGGGGCCCAAAAGTCGACGTTCGTTGACTCAGGCGGAAGCGGCATCTGCGTTGAAAATGATTTTGTCGGGGCAAGTGACGGAAAAGCAGTTGGGTGCCTTTCTTCTGCTGATGCGGGCCAATGGCGAGTCGCCGCAGGAATTGATCGGGTTCGTGAAAGGGTTGCGGAGCGCGCTGGGATTGAACGCACAATCTTGCCGGGTAGATTTGGATTGGGCGGCTTATGCCGGTAAATGGCGTTACCCGCCTTATTTTCTGTTGAGTGTGAAGCTGCTGAATCAAATGGGCTATCGGGTATTGTTGCATGGGGACAGCGGGCAATTCGATAATCGTCAATATGCGTCGGCTTTTCTGGCGGAATTGAATTTTCATCCGGCCGAATCGCTTGCCGAGGCGG
The nucleotide sequence above comes from Hydrogenovibrio thermophilus. Encoded proteins:
- a CDS encoding nitrate reductase encodes the protein MKKPISSFSAAVETTCPYCGVGCGMTVQTREAGLEGMSEIKVSGSRRHPANYGKLCVKGAAAGETIGFDGRMLHPQIDGRIVGWETALSDVANNFKRIIEEHGPDAVAFYVSGQFLTEDYYVANKLIKGFIGTANIDTNSRLCMASAVAGYKRAFGADTVPCSYEDLEQADLITLVGSNAAWAHPIVYQRIAAAKKARPTMKIVVIDPRRTATCDLADLHLPIRPGCDAALFNGLLAYLSNNEAIDQDYIARHTEGFEAALETAQLGQGDLQQLARDCDVEVDALQTWLDWATQTPKMVTLYSQGVNQSTSGVDKSNAIINCHLATGRIGKVGAGPFSITGQPNAMGGREVGGLANQLAAHMDFNRPEDIERVERFWQAPNMARQNGLKAVDMFQAVADGRIKAIWIMNTNPVASMPDADAVKRALQACDYVVVQDCMQHTDTTAVAKVLLPAATWGETDGAVTNSDRTISIQRRFMAGPENTRPDWWILSQVAERMGWGAAFNYRSAVDIFREHARLSGFENDGARDFDISAFSNITEAEYQQFEPVQWPVNAKAPQGTPRMFTDGRFYTPSGKAQLIAIEPRGPQNRESLETPYVFNTGRVRDQWHTMTRTAKTPKLMAHKDEPYLVMHPDDAQAVGVASGELVLAQNDLGRYVGRVEISDGQRKGDVFAPIHWTSQHASEARVDALIPANVDPISGQPELKHARVSLKPFGAKWYGFILTREPLKMAALQGCHWVKVTGQQFVRYEISGCQSIENAQAWAKQVLAPKEQGSDWLEYGDDGQQRYRAAVLENNRMQSVVFIEPGHDMPSRNWLGSLFADLALDDAQRRSVLAGRASGVKDPGKMICSCFGVGLNTIVEAIRSQELHSVEAIGKALKAGTNCGSCVPELTEILAVELASELSGTEG
- the cysG gene encoding siroheme synthase CysG; this encodes MDYLPIFTNIRNQHCLIVGGGPVAARKADLFIQAGAIVTVIAPKLAGEMQFHLAQGKIIWQMGRFSEAVMRDVPVPKLVISATDRQEVNLAVYRYFKAHSIPVNVADQTEYCDFILPAIVDRSPMTIAISTGGRSPVLARVMKARLETMIPQGFSRLTALVGAYREKVKAAIRELEGRKVFWETLLDGLFIDKAVHGKDGEAEALIDEKLEQVMGSGQTVPRGEVYIIGAGPGDPDLMTFKGLRLLQQADVILYDRLVAPEILEMGRREAERIYVGKKEKFHKVAQQDINQMLVNLALEGKRVARLKGGDPYIFGRGAEEVALLVEHQIPYQVVPGITAAAGCAAYAGFPLTHRDYAQSVALVTGHQQDGACDIDYARLAHSGDTMVFYMGIKNAPKIQAGLIAHGMSPTTPAAIIEKGTRIDQKVTVTTLGQLSETVSSNAIKPPALLVVGEVIRVREQLHAKKHDERVPA